The Streptomonospora litoralis genome window below encodes:
- a CDS encoding gamma-glutamylcyclotransferase, whose translation MVAVALYAAYGCNLDPDQMAGHAPRSPLLGTGWLEGWRLTFGGESGPWGGALATIVEQRGASVFAALYDIGECDETHVDGSAGAAFGLYTRVRVRASTLLEGEATAWTHVLDDYEGGLPSALYLAMLADAAEKAGAPPFYLDDLRSRPCSPAWR comes from the coding sequence ATGGTCGCCGTGGCTCTCTACGCCGCTTACGGCTGCAACCTCGACCCCGACCAGATGGCGGGGCACGCTCCGCGCTCGCCGCTGTTGGGCACCGGCTGGCTGGAAGGCTGGCGGCTGACGTTCGGCGGGGAGTCGGGGCCGTGGGGCGGCGCGCTGGCGACCATCGTCGAGCAGCGCGGCGCGAGCGTCTTCGCGGCCCTCTACGACATCGGCGAATGCGACGAAACCCACGTCGACGGCAGCGCCGGCGCGGCCTTCGGCCTCTACACGCGCGTCCGGGTGCGGGCGAGCACCCTGCTGGAGGGCGAGGCCACCGCCTGGACCCACGTCCTCGACGACTACGAGGGCGGCCTGCCTTCGGCGCTGTACCTGGCTATGCTCGCCGATGCCGCCGAAAAGGCCGGCGCGCCCCCGTTCTACCTCGACGACCTGCGCTCCCGCCCGTGTTCTCCGGCCTGGCGCTGA
- a CDS encoding NAD(P)H-quinone dehydrogenase — MTKVVIIGGGPGGYEAALVAAQLGADVTIVDRDGIGGACVLTDCVPSKTLIATSVRSTYVQEASRLGIEIAEADGRPDVSVDLKTVNARVKRLAQAQSDDTAARVVKEGVEVIPGEARLVDPRIVAVGDRRISADIVLVATGAHPRELPSAKPDGERILTWRHLYDLEELPEKLIVVGSGVTGAEFANAYQGLGTEVTLVSSRERVMPTQDADAAEVLEGVFRRLGMTVLGRTRAESVTNTGDGVVVTLSDGRTVEGSHCLMTVGMIPNTANIGLEEIGVRLDDGGFVQVDRVSRTSTPGVYAAGDCTGVNMLASVAAMQGRIAMWHALGEAVSPLKLSTVASTVFTHPELASVGATEGEVRSGKIDARVVNLPLDTNPRAKMTNSKDGFVKLICRQHTGIVMGGVIVGPRASELILAVSVAVQQRLTVDDLAHTFAVYPSLSGSVTEAARSLMQGSPE; from the coding sequence GTGACCAAGGTCGTGATCATCGGTGGCGGGCCGGGAGGCTACGAGGCGGCGCTGGTCGCCGCGCAGCTCGGCGCGGACGTGACGATCGTGGACCGCGACGGGATCGGCGGCGCCTGCGTCCTGACCGACTGCGTTCCCTCCAAGACCCTCATCGCCACTTCCGTGCGGTCCACCTATGTCCAGGAGGCCTCGAGGCTGGGGATCGAGATCGCCGAGGCGGACGGCCGCCCCGACGTCTCGGTCGACCTGAAGACCGTCAACGCGCGGGTGAAGCGGCTGGCCCAGGCGCAGTCCGACGACACCGCCGCGCGCGTGGTCAAGGAGGGTGTGGAGGTCATCCCGGGCGAGGCGCGCCTCGTGGACCCCAGGATCGTCGCCGTCGGGGACCGCCGCATCAGCGCCGACATCGTGCTCGTCGCCACCGGCGCCCACCCGCGGGAGCTGCCTTCGGCCAAACCCGACGGTGAGCGCATCCTGACCTGGCGCCACCTCTACGACCTGGAGGAGCTTCCGGAGAAGCTGATCGTCGTGGGCTCCGGCGTCACCGGCGCGGAGTTCGCCAACGCCTACCAGGGCCTGGGTACCGAGGTGACCCTGGTCTCCTCCCGCGAGCGCGTGATGCCCACCCAGGACGCCGACGCCGCCGAGGTGCTGGAGGGTGTCTTCCGCCGCCTGGGCATGACCGTGCTGGGCAGGACGCGCGCGGAGTCGGTCACCAACACCGGCGACGGCGTGGTGGTCACCCTCTCCGACGGCCGCACCGTCGAGGGCAGCCACTGCCTGATGACCGTCGGCATGATCCCCAACACCGCCAACATCGGCTTGGAGGAGATCGGGGTGCGCCTGGACGACGGCGGTTTCGTCCAGGTCGACCGCGTCTCGCGCACCTCGACGCCGGGCGTCTACGCGGCGGGCGACTGCACGGGGGTGAACATGCTGGCGTCGGTAGCGGCGATGCAGGGCCGCATCGCGATGTGGCACGCTCTGGGCGAGGCGGTCTCGCCGCTGAAGCTCTCCACGGTCGCCTCCACCGTGTTCACCCACCCCGAACTCGCCTCGGTGGGCGCCACCGAGGGGGAGGTCCGCAGCGGCAAGATCGACGCCCGCGTGGTCAACCTGCCGCTGGACACCAACCCGCGGGCGAAGATGACCAACAGCAAGGACGGGTTCGTCAAGCTGATCTGCCGCCAGCACACCGGCATCGTGATGGGCGGCGTCATCGTGGGTCCTCGCGCCAGCGAGCTCATCCTCGCGGTGTCGGTGGCGGTGCAGCAGCGCCTCACCGTCGACGACCTCGCGCACACCTTCGCGGTCTACCCCTCGCTTTCGGGCAGCGTCACCGAGGCGGCCCGCTCGTTGATGCAGGGTTCGCCGGAGTAG
- a CDS encoding chemotaxis protein CheA, whose protein sequence is MMRRLVVPALLAAGLSAAAMAPASADSVPASGEVVDALRNDNVYIDPDITTDQLPQAERDALADAADSAANPTYYVVLPSGTLNSEASVNNYIQDIQPEVGDGTYAVLAGSDELVINSTELTAQGNDELEQQLLSQGEGQIDTLVAVPDTVEERQSADAASDVFGTMLLGLLVVGVAGGGFFLYRGKKRRDEQKAKELAEIKQMANEDVVRLGEDIAGLEIDLSKVDEDTRTDYSRAMDSYDRAKATLDTISEPDQVKQVTNALEDGRYHMVATRARMNGEPLPERRQPCFFNPQHGPSQQDVTWAPPGGTDRSVPACPSCAQAVLSGRDPDVRQVEVDGRRRPYYDAGPAYAPYAGGYFGMDMMMGMFTGMMMGSMMGSMMGGGMLGGDMGGDMGGDMGGDFGGGGDFGGFGGGDFGGFDF, encoded by the coding sequence ATGATGCGTCGCTTGGTAGTACCCGCCCTGCTCGCCGCAGGGCTCAGCGCTGCGGCCATGGCACCCGCCAGCGCCGATTCCGTCCCGGCGTCGGGCGAGGTCGTCGACGCGCTGCGGAACGACAACGTCTACATCGACCCCGACATCACCACCGACCAGCTGCCCCAGGCCGAACGGGATGCGCTGGCCGACGCCGCAGACTCGGCGGCCAACCCCACCTACTACGTCGTGCTCCCCTCGGGCACGCTCAACTCCGAGGCCAGCGTCAACAACTACATCCAGGACATCCAGCCCGAGGTCGGCGACGGCACCTACGCCGTGCTCGCCGGCTCCGACGAGCTGGTGATCAACTCCACCGAACTCACCGCCCAGGGGAACGACGAGCTCGAACAGCAGCTCCTCTCCCAGGGCGAGGGCCAGATCGACACCCTCGTGGCCGTCCCCGACACCGTCGAGGAGCGGCAGTCCGCCGACGCCGCCTCCGACGTGTTCGGGACGATGCTGCTCGGCCTGCTGGTGGTCGGCGTGGCCGGCGGCGGCTTCTTCCTCTACCGCGGCAAGAAGCGCCGCGACGAGCAGAAGGCCAAGGAGCTGGCCGAGATCAAGCAGATGGCCAACGAGGACGTCGTCCGCCTCGGCGAGGACATCGCCGGCCTGGAGATCGACCTCTCCAAGGTCGACGAGGACACGCGCACCGACTACAGCCGCGCGATGGACTCCTACGACCGCGCCAAGGCCACGCTCGACACCATCTCCGAGCCGGACCAGGTGAAGCAGGTCACCAACGCGCTGGAGGACGGCCGCTACCACATGGTCGCCACCCGCGCCCGGATGAACGGCGAGCCGCTGCCCGAGCGGCGCCAGCCCTGCTTCTTCAACCCCCAGCACGGCCCCTCGCAGCAGGACGTGACGTGGGCGCCTCCGGGCGGGACCGACCGCTCGGTACCGGCCTGCCCCTCGTGCGCCCAGGCGGTCCTCTCCGGCCGCGACCCCGACGTCCGCCAGGTCGAGGTCGACGGGCGGCGCCGGCCCTACTACGACGCCGGACCGGCCTACGCGCCCTACGCGGGCGGGTACTTCGGCATGGACATGATGATGGGCATGTTCACCGGCATGATGATGGGCTCGATGATGGGGTCCATGATGGGCGGCGGCATGCTCGGCGGCGACATGGGCGGTGACATGGGCGGCGATATGGGAGGCGACTTCGGCGGAGGCGGCGATTTCGGCGGCTTCGGCGGAGGCGACTTCGGCGGGTTCGACTTCTAG
- a CDS encoding dicarboxylate/amino acid:cation symporter: MLSALRRIPFTVQVLAALVVGIALGVVARQLGGTAEDPNWLALTLDTVGSTFVTLLRTIVPPLIVLAVISSIANLRHTSNAARLAGQTLLWFAITALIAVAIGIGLGLLIQPGVNSGVDAGTAEAPDASSQGSWLAFLESLVPVNFLGLTASTTEEAGSLTTALDFNALQLIVIAIAIGVAAVRVGSAAEPFLAFTRSALSVVLKVLWWVIRLAPLGTIGLLGNAVYSYGWTTVGALGRFALAIYIGLALVLFVVYPVLARLHGLSPLKFFTGVWPAVQLGFVSRSSMGTMPVTERVAETNFGVPRHYASFAVPFGATTKMDGCAAIYPAIAAIFVSQFYGVPLSPTDFLLIVFVSVIGSAATAGTTGATVMLTLTLSTVGLPLEGVGLLLAVDPILDMGRTATNVAGQAFVPALVAKREKIMDVARFHATRGLNGFVAPDTGAGLRADAEEAAAEAARSEAATDTDTAEDAAASGGDDSSGDRTGAAARTGSAP, translated from the coding sequence GTGCTATCCGCACTGCGACGCATACCCTTCACCGTCCAGGTCCTCGCCGCTCTGGTCGTCGGCATCGCCCTGGGCGTGGTCGCCCGCCAGCTGGGCGGCACCGCCGAGGACCCCAACTGGCTGGCGCTGACCCTCGACACCGTCGGCTCCACGTTCGTGACGCTGCTGCGCACGATCGTCCCGCCGCTCATCGTGCTGGCGGTCATCTCCTCCATCGCCAACCTGCGCCACACCTCCAACGCCGCCCGGCTCGCGGGGCAGACCCTGCTGTGGTTCGCCATCACCGCGCTGATCGCCGTCGCCATCGGGATCGGGCTGGGCCTGCTCATCCAGCCGGGCGTCAACAGCGGTGTGGACGCCGGCACCGCCGAGGCACCCGACGCCTCTTCGCAGGGCTCGTGGCTGGCGTTCCTGGAGAGCCTGGTCCCCGTCAACTTCCTCGGGCTGACGGCAAGCACCACCGAGGAGGCGGGCTCCCTCACCACCGCCCTGGACTTCAACGCCCTCCAGCTCATCGTCATCGCGATCGCGATCGGCGTCGCGGCCGTGCGTGTGGGGTCGGCCGCCGAACCGTTCCTGGCCTTCACCCGCTCCGCGCTGAGCGTGGTCCTCAAGGTGCTGTGGTGGGTTATCCGGCTGGCCCCGCTGGGCACCATCGGGCTGCTCGGCAACGCCGTCTACAGCTACGGCTGGACGACCGTGGGCGCCCTCGGCCGGTTCGCGCTGGCGATCTACATCGGGCTGGCGCTGGTGCTGTTCGTCGTCTACCCGGTGCTGGCGCGCCTGCACGGGCTGTCGCCGCTGAAGTTCTTCACCGGGGTGTGGCCGGCGGTGCAGCTCGGCTTCGTCTCGCGCTCCTCGATGGGCACCATGCCGGTGACCGAGCGCGTGGCCGAGACCAACTTCGGCGTGCCGCGGCACTACGCGTCCTTCGCCGTTCCCTTCGGCGCCACCACCAAGATGGACGGCTGCGCCGCGATCTACCCGGCCATCGCCGCGATCTTCGTGTCGCAGTTCTACGGCGTGCCGCTGAGCCCGACCGACTTCCTGCTCATCGTCTTCGTGTCGGTGATCGGCTCCGCCGCCACCGCCGGCACCACCGGCGCCACCGTCATGCTGACCCTGACCCTGTCCACGGTGGGGCTGCCGCTGGAGGGCGTCGGCCTGCTGCTGGCCGTCGACCCGATTCTCGACATGGGCCGCACCGCCACCAACGTCGCCGGACAGGCGTTCGTGCCGGCTCTGGTCGCCAAGCGCGAGAAGATCATGGACGTGGCGCGCTTCCACGCCACGCGCGGCCTGAACGGCTTCGTCGCTCCCGACACCGGCGCGGGCCTGCGGGCCGACGCCGAGGAGGCCGCGGCCGAGGCAGCCCGGAGCGAGGCCGCGACCGACACCGACACCGCCGAGGACGCGGCCGCGTCGGGCGGTGACGACTCCTCCGGCGACCGCACCGGGGCCGCGGCCCGCACGGGTTCGGCCCCCTGA
- a CDS encoding putative leader peptide: MGADRGITRRWSALCSFVTNLWGLTGRRHIDLCRIASQACRRS; this comes from the coding sequence ATGGGCGCCGACCGGGGAATAACGCGGCGATGGTCGGCATTGTGCTCGTTCGTGACGAATCTTTGGGGTCTGACCGGGCGGCGGCACATCGACCTGTGCCGTATCGCGTCGCAGGCGTGTCGACGGAGCTGA
- a CDS encoding ATP-binding protein, whose protein sequence is MRKVLIANRGEIAVRIARACRDAGIASVAVYAEPDLDALHAKVADEAHALGGTSPAQSYLDIGRILDVAERTGADAVHPGYGFLAENADFAQAVIDAGLTWIGPPPAAINALGDKVAARHIAQKVGAPLVAGTPEPVSGAEEAVAFAEEHGLPIAIKAAFGGGGRGLKVARSAEEVADAYESAVREAVAAFGRGECFVERYLDRPRHVETQCLADTHGNVVVVSTRDCSLQRRHQKLVEEAPAPFLSAEQVELLYSSSKAILAEAGYVGAGTCEFLVGTDGTISFLEVNTRLQVEHPVTEEVAGIDLVREMFRIADGEELGYGDPDLRGHSFEFRINAEDAGRGFMPAPGTITALNLPGGPGVRVDTGCEAGFTVPQAFDSMVAKLIVTGRTRAEALQRSRRALAEFEVGGMPTAIPFHLAVIENPAFAPAAPDAPFSVFTRWIETEFDNRIEPYSEPVEQAEPGEREPVTVEVGGRRLEVVLPAGLGAAAGGAGASGAKKPAGRSGRRGGGRTGGTAAAAGGDALVSPMQGTVVKVVAEDGQTVAEGDPVVVIEAMKMEQPLTAHKPGVVTGLSVAAGDGLSNGGVVCEIKDE, encoded by the coding sequence GTGCGCAAAGTACTGATCGCCAATCGGGGCGAGATCGCGGTCCGCATCGCACGCGCCTGCCGCGACGCCGGCATCGCCAGCGTGGCCGTCTACGCCGAACCCGACCTGGACGCCCTGCACGCCAAGGTCGCCGACGAAGCCCACGCGCTGGGCGGGACGAGTCCGGCCCAGAGCTATCTCGACATCGGCAGGATCCTCGACGTCGCCGAGCGCACCGGCGCCGACGCAGTCCACCCCGGCTACGGTTTCCTCGCCGAGAACGCCGACTTCGCGCAGGCGGTCATCGACGCCGGACTGACCTGGATCGGCCCCCCGCCCGCGGCGATCAACGCGCTGGGCGACAAGGTCGCCGCCCGCCACATCGCCCAGAAGGTGGGTGCGCCCCTGGTAGCCGGCACGCCCGAGCCGGTCTCCGGCGCCGAGGAGGCCGTGGCATTCGCCGAGGAGCACGGGCTGCCGATCGCCATCAAGGCGGCCTTCGGCGGCGGAGGGCGCGGCCTCAAGGTCGCCCGGTCGGCCGAGGAGGTCGCCGACGCCTACGAGTCGGCGGTGCGCGAGGCGGTGGCGGCGTTCGGCCGCGGCGAGTGCTTCGTGGAGCGCTACCTCGACCGGCCGCGCCACGTCGAGACCCAGTGCCTGGCCGACACCCACGGCAACGTGGTGGTGGTCTCCACCCGCGACTGCTCGCTGCAGCGGCGCCACCAGAAACTCGTCGAGGAGGCACCGGCCCCCTTCCTCAGCGCCGAGCAGGTGGAGCTGCTGTACTCCTCCTCCAAGGCGATCCTGGCCGAGGCCGGCTACGTGGGCGCGGGCACCTGCGAGTTCCTGGTGGGCACCGACGGCACCATCTCGTTCCTGGAGGTCAACACCCGGCTGCAGGTCGAACACCCGGTCACCGAGGAGGTCGCCGGGATCGACCTGGTCCGCGAGATGTTCCGCATCGCCGACGGCGAGGAGCTGGGCTACGGCGACCCGGACCTGCGCGGCCACTCCTTCGAGTTCCGCATCAACGCCGAGGACGCCGGCCGCGGCTTCATGCCGGCGCCGGGCACCATCACCGCGCTGAACCTGCCGGGCGGCCCGGGGGTGCGCGTGGACACCGGCTGCGAGGCCGGGTTCACCGTGCCGCAGGCGTTCGACTCGATGGTGGCCAAGCTGATCGTGACCGGCCGCACCCGCGCCGAGGCGCTGCAGCGCTCGCGGCGGGCACTGGCCGAGTTCGAGGTCGGCGGCATGCCCACGGCCATCCCCTTCCACCTGGCCGTGATCGAGAACCCGGCCTTCGCGCCTGCGGCCCCCGATGCCCCGTTCTCGGTGTTCACACGCTGGATCGAGACCGAGTTCGACAACCGCATCGAGCCCTACTCCGAACCCGTCGAGCAGGCCGAACCCGGCGAGCGCGAACCGGTCACCGTCGAAGTGGGCGGCAGGCGCTTGGAGGTCGTGCTGCCCGCCGGCTTGGGTGCGGCGGCCGGCGGCGCGGGGGCGTCGGGGGCCAAGAAGCCCGCCGGGCGCTCCGGCCGACGCGGCGGCGGCCGCACCGGCGGCACGGCGGCCGCGGCGGGCGGCGACGCGCTGGTCTCGCCGATGCAGGGCACGGTGGTCAAGGTGGTCGCCGAGGACGGCCAGACCGTCGCCGAGGGCGACCCCGTGGTCGTCATCGAGGCGATGAAGATGGAGCAGCCGCTCACCGCGCACAAGCCCGGCGTGGTCACCGGGCTGTCGGTGGCCGCGGGCGACGGCCTCAGCAACGGCGGCGTGGTCTGCGAGATCAAGGACGAATGA
- a CDS encoding acyl-CoA carboxylase epsilon subunit produces MTTDSAGQGPGSATFLRLVRGEPAPEEAAALVAVLTARARAARGARAGAAPAPPSGWRDRSRTLRTPPAPGPGAWRGAYRPG; encoded by the coding sequence ATGACGACCGATTCAGCCGGGCAGGGACCGGGTTCGGCGACGTTCCTGCGGCTGGTCCGCGGCGAACCCGCGCCCGAGGAGGCCGCGGCCCTGGTCGCGGTGCTGACCGCGCGCGCCCGCGCCGCCCGGGGGGCCCGCGCCGGCGCGGCGCCCGCGCCCCCGTCGGGCTGGCGCGACCGCTCCCGGACGCTGCGCACACCGCCCGCGCCCGGTCCGGGCGCGTGGCGCGGAGCCTACCGGCCGGGCTGA
- a CDS encoding acyl-CoA carboxylase subunit beta, whose product MATEAPEPRPAAEIDIHTTAGKLADLQRRRHEAVHAGSERAVEKQHAKGKMTARERIDALLDPESFVEFDTFARHRSTNFGLDAARPYGDGVVTGHGTVDGRPVAVFSQDVTVFGGSLGEVYGEKIVKLLDHALKTGCPVVGINEGGGARIQEGVVALGLYGEIFQRNTRASGVIPQISLIMGAAAGGHVYSPALTDFTVMVDQTSQMFITGPDVIKTVTGEDVTMEDLGGARSHNAKSGVAHYMAADEDDALDYVRDLLSYLPANNLEDPPETEAPGEDGITDADRELDTFVPDSANQPYDMHRVVERVLDDGAFLEVQAQFATNIVVGYGRVEGRPVGVVANQPMSLAGCLDIDASEKAARFVRTCDAFNVPVLTFVDVPGFLPGTDQEWNGIIRHGAKLIYAYAEATVPLVTVITRKAYGGAYDVMGSKHLGADINLAWPTAQIAVMGAQGAVNILHRRRLAAAEDAEAERAQLIEDYEDTLLNPYSAAERGYVDGVILPSETRTSVAKALRSLANKRAQLPPKKHGNIPL is encoded by the coding sequence ATGGCCACCGAAGCCCCTGAACCGCGGCCCGCGGCCGAGATCGACATCCACACCACCGCGGGCAAGCTCGCGGACCTGCAGCGCCGCCGGCACGAGGCGGTGCACGCGGGCTCCGAGCGAGCAGTCGAAAAGCAGCACGCGAAGGGGAAGATGACCGCGCGCGAGCGCATCGACGCGCTGCTCGACCCCGAGTCGTTCGTCGAGTTCGACACCTTCGCGCGGCACCGCTCCACCAACTTCGGACTCGACGCCGCCCGCCCCTACGGCGACGGCGTCGTCACCGGACACGGCACGGTGGACGGCCGGCCCGTCGCCGTCTTCAGCCAGGACGTCACCGTCTTCGGGGGCTCACTCGGCGAGGTCTACGGCGAGAAGATCGTCAAGCTCCTCGACCACGCGCTGAAGACCGGCTGCCCGGTCGTGGGCATCAACGAGGGCGGCGGCGCGCGCATCCAGGAGGGCGTGGTCGCCCTCGGCCTCTACGGCGAGATATTCCAGCGCAACACCCGCGCCTCCGGCGTCATCCCGCAGATCTCGCTGATCATGGGCGCCGCCGCCGGCGGCCACGTCTACTCCCCGGCGCTGACCGACTTCACCGTCATGGTCGACCAGACCTCGCAGATGTTCATCACCGGCCCCGACGTCATCAAGACCGTCACCGGCGAGGACGTAACGATGGAGGACTTGGGCGGCGCACGCTCGCACAACGCCAAGTCCGGTGTCGCCCACTACATGGCCGCCGACGAGGACGACGCGCTGGACTACGTGCGCGACCTGCTGTCCTACCTGCCCGCCAACAACCTGGAGGACCCGCCCGAGACGGAGGCCCCCGGCGAGGACGGGATCACCGACGCCGACCGGGAGCTGGACACCTTCGTCCCCGACTCGGCGAACCAGCCCTACGACATGCACCGGGTGGTCGAGCGTGTCCTCGACGACGGCGCCTTCCTGGAGGTCCAGGCACAGTTCGCCACCAACATCGTGGTCGGCTACGGCCGTGTCGAGGGCCGGCCGGTGGGTGTGGTCGCCAACCAGCCGATGAGCCTGGCGGGGTGCCTGGACATCGACGCCTCCGAGAAGGCGGCGCGCTTCGTGCGCACCTGCGACGCGTTCAACGTGCCCGTGCTGACCTTCGTCGACGTGCCGGGCTTCCTTCCCGGCACCGACCAGGAGTGGAACGGCATCATCCGCCACGGCGCCAAGCTCATCTACGCCTATGCCGAGGCCACCGTCCCGCTGGTCACCGTCATCACCCGCAAGGCCTACGGCGGCGCCTACGACGTCATGGGCTCCAAGCACCTGGGCGCCGACATCAACCTGGCCTGGCCTACCGCCCAGATCGCGGTCATGGGCGCGCAGGGCGCGGTCAACATCCTGCACCGGCGGAGGCTGGCCGCCGCCGAGGACGCCGAGGCCGAACGCGCGCAGCTGATCGAGGACTACGAGGACACCCTGCTCAACCCGTACTCCGCCGCGGAGCGGGGTTACGTCGACGGGGTCATCCTGCCCTCCGAGACCCGCACCTCGGTGGCCAAGGCGCTGCGGTCGCTGGCGAACAAGCGCGCCCAACTGCCGCCGAAGAAGCACGGGAACATTCCGCTGTGA